CAAAGTGGCGGCTGAAAGCTGCAAAGCTGATGTGGTTGAACTTCTTCTGTCTCACGTGGACTGCGACCGGAAAAGCCGCATCGAAGCTTTAGAGCTACTGGGGGCCTCTTTCGCCAATGACCGAGAAAACTATGACTTTCTGAAAACGTATCACTATTTGTACCTGGCAATGCTGGAGCGATATAGAGATCCCGGCAACGTTATAGAGAAAGAAGTCCTTCCTCCAATAGAAGCCTATGGCAATCGCACTGAGTGCAGGACTCTGCGCGATCTAGAGGCATTGAGGCAGGATCGGGATGCCCTTCATATGGAAGGATTGATAGTCCGTGAGCGGATTTTGGGAGCAGACAACATTGATGTTTCTCATCCTATTATTTACAGGGGAGCTGTGTATGCAGACAACATGGAGTTTGATAAGTGCATCAAGTTATGGCTTCATGCACTGGAGCTCAGACAGAAGGGCAGCAAGAATACTCACAAAGACCTGCTCCGGTTCGCCCAGGTCTTCTCCCAAATGATCCATTTGAATGAGCCGGTGAAAGCGAAGGATATAGAGAACGTGTTGAAATGCAGCGTGGTGGAGATCGAGAGAGAAATGTCgcgaatgaaaataattcagGAAAGCGATATCCACGCGGCCACGGACAACTACGAGTCCAACGTTTTCACCTTCCTCTATCTCGTCTGCATCTCCACCAAAACTCAGTGCAACGAAGAGGAGCGCGCTCGAGTCAATAAGCAGATCTACAACTTGATTCAGCTGGATCCCCGGTCCAAGGAAGGGTCCACGTTGCTGCACCTCGCCATTAACCCCAATACGCCTGTAGATGATTTCCACACCAATGACGTGTGTAGTTTTCCCAACGCCCTGGTCACCAAGCTGCTGATCAGCTGTGGCGCGCAAGTGAACGCCGTGGATAACGAGGGGAACAGCCCTCTTCACATCATCGTGCAATACAACAGACCCATTAGCGATTTCCTGACCTTGCATGCCATTATCATCAGCTTGGTGGAGGCAGGGGCTCACACAGACATGaccaacaaacagaaaaagaccCCCCTGGATAAAAGTACTACTGGGGTGTCTGAGATCCTACTCAAAACTCAAATGAAGATGAGCCTTAAGTGCCTGGCAGCCAGAGCTGTGCGGCAGCATGAAATCAATTACAAAAACCAGATTCCTAAAACTCTGGAAGAATTTGTAGAGTTTCATTAAAGGTTCAGATCTTTTATTGTTTGTAACAACGGTGCTGGGGAAAATAAGagttgaataaaaaagaaaacattaaaaaggatACAGTGccgtaggttttttttttttttaatatttgaactTCAACTAAGGTTGACATTAACAGATTTGTTGCAGACTTTAAACCAGAAGACATTTTCAGTTCTAGAAAGTGGCTCtcctgattttaaaatattatatatttattattttggttttacttttATGTTGCAGGATAGGACTGTGGAAATctaggtttgtgtttttttttttttttttttcccagattccATGCAAGAGCATAGAGTTGAActcattaatatttttaatgataGTTTTCCTTTAGTTGAACTGCTTCCTCGGGTGATATTGGAGACTAGTTTCTCATTCTACTCTATCATCTGTATTTAGGTATAATGTGTAAAGCGGTATAGTGTAAAATCACTTCTTAGTGTGGTGgggcatatttattttaaagtttgacaaaattcattttaaaaataaaaacaggcataTTGAAATAAGAAACATCCGTTTGGCTAATTACACAGCAACAACCTTTTGATAATGTatgtaatatacaaatatattgtgcaTACACAaattgtctataaaaaaaaaagcatgacttgctatatacagaaacattttattttgtaaagatcaGAACCAGATTATTTTTAGTTCAGCAAGCAGTTTCATCAGTTCAGTAGCGGTTTAAAGTTGAGCACAGTCTGTTCATGCAAATACTGGTGCTGCAAGCCATACTGACATTGGTCTGGTATGGAGATGCATGCTAAGATCCTTTTTATTGGGGTTTAATGTAGTTGGGCACTAAAGAATAATAGCCTTGGAGGTAACATTATGCCTGAGATTTCTGAGTGTAAGCTTAAAACTCTGTCCACTCTGCTTTTTAGTGTATTTCTTTACGCATGGGTAAAAAGGACTTTGAAATGAAATAGGAATTATTTATGATCTGTGCAGCAGTAcagagttattttgttttttaacaatagAGACAACCCATTCTATATTCTGGAGTTTATGcttttgaaatcaacatgttGTATTGCCCAAACCTGGGCTATGAGTCTGTAAAATAGTGGAACTGTTCTCCCAGGCACCCTTTGTTAAGATACTAAAGAAATACGTatagaacacaaagccacttgtGTAGCAGAGGGAGTCACCATGCTGCTTCCCTTGTTGAGTTCTGATCCTGTGTGAATGCTCTTTTTATAGAATGCATGCTAATGCCTAGAATGTTTTgagtg
This window of the Polyodon spathula isolate WHYD16114869_AA chromosome 24, ASM1765450v1, whole genome shotgun sequence genome carries:
- the LOC121299075 gene encoding protein fem-1 homolog B, which produces MGGRSLNGEASGRFVRNKTIKKQPGREWMDSLAGYVYKAASEGRVLTLAALLLNHCEGETRYLLSYVTEHGGQRSTPLIIAARNGHAKVVRLLLEHYRVETEQTGTVRFDGYVIDGATALWCAAGAGHFEVVRLLVTQRANVNHTTVTNSTPLRAACFDGRLDIVKYLVENHANINIANKYDNTCLMIASYKGHTDVVKYLLEQKADPNAKAHCGATALHFAAEAGHLEIVKELVRWKAAMVVNGHGMTPFKVAAESCKADVVELLLSHVDCDRKSRIEALELLGASFANDRENYDFLKTYHYLYLAMLERYRDPGNVIEKEVLPPIEAYGNRTECRTLRDLEALRQDRDALHMEGLIVRERILGADNIDVSHPIIYRGAVYADNMEFDKCIKLWLHALELRQKGSKNTHKDLLRFAQVFSQMIHLNEPVKAKDIENVLKCSVVEIEREMSRMKIIQESDIHAATDNYESNVFTFLYLVCISTKTQCNEEERARVNKQIYNLIQLDPRSKEGSTLLHLAINPNTPVDDFHTNDVCSFPNALVTKLLISCGAQVNAVDNEGNSPLHIIVQYNRPISDFLTLHAIIISLVEAGAHTDMTNKQKKTPLDKSTTGVSEILLKTQMKMSLKCLAARAVRQHEINYKNQIPKTLEEFVEFH